From a single Cupriavidus taiwanensis LMG 19424 genomic region:
- a CDS encoding sodium:proton antiporter, producing MRRASVLLPLLAAFPAAGHAADLDGASLSPLWGLPFAGILLSIALWPLLGPKFWHHHYGKIAAGWGLLFLLPFAVVFGPHAAAVSTVHALLAEYIPFIALITTLYIVAGGICVRGNLHGTPGLNTGILALGTFLASFMGTTGAAMLLIRPLLRANDNRRHVAHVVVFFIFLVANAGGALTPLGDPPLFLGFLKGVDFFWTLQNIFPETLFVCAALLLLFYLVDRYYYRNKEEELPPRNDPTPDSGGIAIEGKFNFVLLLAVVSLVLMSGLWKPGTSFDILGTEVPLQAAVRDGLLVVVAVVSLLVTPRSARVGNEFNWEPILEVGKLFAGIFLTIIPVIAMLKAGTDGAFAGVIRAVSDANGQPVDGMYFWATGVLSSFLDNAPTYLVFFNTAGGDPATLMTRDASTLAAISAGAVFMGANTYIGNAPNLMVKAIAENRGVRMPSFFGYMLYSGIFLVPLFVVMTFLFFHI from the coding sequence ATGCGACGTGCCTCCGTGCTGTTGCCACTGCTGGCCGCGTTCCCTGCCGCCGGCCATGCCGCCGACCTGGACGGGGCATCGCTGTCGCCGCTGTGGGGGCTGCCTTTTGCCGGCATCCTGCTGTCGATTGCGCTGTGGCCGCTGCTGGGGCCGAAGTTCTGGCATCACCATTACGGCAAGATCGCCGCCGGCTGGGGCCTGCTGTTCCTGCTGCCGTTCGCGGTCGTGTTCGGCCCGCATGCCGCCGCGGTCAGCACCGTGCACGCGCTGCTGGCAGAGTACATTCCCTTCATCGCGCTGATCACCACGCTGTATATCGTTGCCGGCGGCATCTGCGTGCGCGGCAACCTGCACGGCACGCCGGGGCTCAACACCGGCATCCTCGCGCTGGGCACGTTCCTGGCCAGCTTCATGGGCACCACCGGCGCGGCCATGCTGCTGATCCGGCCGCTGTTGCGCGCCAATGACAACCGCCGCCACGTGGCGCACGTGGTGGTGTTCTTTATCTTCCTGGTGGCTAACGCCGGCGGCGCGCTGACGCCGCTGGGAGACCCGCCGCTGTTTCTCGGCTTCCTGAAGGGCGTCGATTTCTTCTGGACCCTGCAGAACATTTTTCCGGAAACGCTCTTCGTCTGCGCTGCGCTGCTGCTGCTGTTCTACCTGGTCGACCGGTACTACTACCGCAACAAGGAAGAGGAGCTGCCGCCGCGCAACGATCCCACCCCGGATTCGGGCGGCATCGCCATCGAAGGCAAGTTCAACTTCGTGCTGCTGCTGGCCGTGGTCAGTCTGGTGCTGATGAGCGGGCTGTGGAAGCCCGGGACCTCGTTCGATATCCTCGGCACCGAGGTGCCGTTGCAGGCCGCGGTGCGCGACGGCTTGCTGGTGGTGGTGGCGGTGGTGTCGCTGCTGGTCACGCCGCGCTCGGCGCGCGTCGGCAATGAATTCAACTGGGAGCCCATCCTCGAGGTCGGCAAGCTGTTCGCCGGCATCTTCCTGACCATCATCCCGGTCATCGCCATGCTGAAGGCCGGCACCGACGGCGCGTTCGCGGGAGTAATCCGCGCGGTCAGCGACGCCAACGGGCAGCCCGTCGACGGCATGTATTTCTGGGCGACCGGCGTACTGTCCTCCTTCCTGGACAATGCGCCGACCTACCTGGTGTTCTTCAATACCGCCGGTGGCGACCCCGCCACGCTGATGACGCGCGATGCCTCGACGCTGGCCGCGATTTCGGCCGGCGCGGTGTTCATGGGCGCCAACACCTATATTGGCAATGCGCCCAACCTGATGGTCAAGGCCATCGCCGAGAACCGGGGCGTGCGCATGCCGAGCTTCTTCGGCTACATGCTGTACTCGGGCATCTTCCTGGTGCCGCTGTTCGTCGTCATGACCTTCCTCTTCTTCCATATCTGA
- a CDS encoding LutC/YkgG family protein: METNDARDRIFARIRAAQGRPARPSAGERGAVADYLARHPQGPRPPAAPELAEAFLAQAQRMASTVDRVATLADVPAAAARYLDSLQLVRRAVAWEELGPLPWQAAGLAVECRPPVRDAAADREHGDLVGITGCFCAIAETGSLMLLSGPTTFASAALLPETHLAVVPRSRIVAGLEDAFALVRSERGELPRATNIISGPSRTGDIEQTIVLGAHGPYRVHVILVDGA, translated from the coding sequence ATGGAAACCAACGACGCCCGTGACCGCATCTTTGCCCGCATCCGTGCCGCCCAGGGCAGGCCGGCCAGGCCGAGCGCGGGGGAGCGGGGCGCCGTCGCCGATTACCTGGCCCGCCACCCGCAGGGCCCGCGTCCGCCCGCCGCGCCCGAACTGGCCGAAGCCTTCCTGGCACAGGCGCAGCGCATGGCCTCGACCGTGGACCGCGTCGCGACCCTGGCCGACGTGCCGGCCGCCGCGGCGCGCTATCTCGACAGCCTGCAGCTGGTGCGCCGCGCGGTCGCGTGGGAGGAACTGGGCCCGCTGCCGTGGCAGGCCGCGGGGCTGGCGGTGGAATGCCGCCCGCCGGTACGCGACGCCGCGGCCGACCGCGAGCATGGCGACCTGGTCGGCATCACCGGCTGTTTTTGCGCAATTGCCGAGACCGGCTCGCTGATGCTGCTGTCCGGCCCCACCACCTTCGCCTCGGCCGCGCTGCTGCCCGAGACCCATCTGGCGGTAGTGCCGCGCTCGCGCATCGTTGCGGGGCTGGAGGATGCGTTTGCCCTGGTGCGCAGCGAACGCGGCGAACTGCCGCGCGCCACCAATATCATCAGCGGGCCCTCGCGCACGGGCGATATCGAGCAGACCATCGTGCTTGGCGCCCACGGACCGTACCGCGTGCATGTGATCCTGGTCGACGGGGCCTGA
- the rmuC gene encoding DNA recombination protein RmuC, whose translation MTLIPFLTLAAALLAVVLLVIVLLRQQAGSSGAGTARQLDEMRLEYARGMERLEREVRTEVAEAARGSRGESAQQMLRFQQALSSQLTGIATLQNNQIDTFAQQLAKLTETNTQQLEQVRQHLMLQAQQARDEQAGTLRRFGDGLQQQLAQLSEANERRLAEVRATLEQKLQDIEANNAAKLEEMRRTVDEKLHATLEQRLGESFRLVSDRLEQVHRGLGEMQVLAQGVGDLKKVLTNVKSRGTWGEVQLEMLLEQMLTPEQYGKNVETVRNSGARVEFAIRLPGKAAGADPAPVWLPVDAKFPKEQYERLVDAQERGDPDGVLAFGRELEMALRREAQTIAEKYLAPPQTTDFAILFLPTEGLYAEVLRRPGLTDQLQRDYRVTVAGPTTLTALLNSLQMGFRTLALEKRSSEVWEVLGAVKTEFGKFGDVLAKTRDTLERAARNIEQAEVRTRQMARKLRTVEALPGEAAQQLLGLGLETPADGMPESPENAEKSQA comes from the coding sequence ATGACCCTGATTCCGTTCCTGACGCTGGCCGCGGCGCTGCTCGCGGTTGTGCTGCTGGTCATCGTGTTGCTGCGCCAGCAGGCCGGGTCATCCGGCGCCGGCACGGCGCGGCAGCTCGACGAAATGCGGCTGGAGTATGCGCGCGGCATGGAGCGGCTGGAGCGCGAGGTGCGCACCGAAGTGGCCGAGGCCGCGCGCGGCAGCCGCGGCGAGTCGGCGCAGCAGATGCTGCGCTTCCAGCAGGCGCTGTCGTCGCAGCTGACCGGCATCGCCACGCTGCAGAACAACCAGATCGATACCTTCGCGCAGCAGCTGGCCAAGCTGACCGAGACCAACACCCAGCAACTGGAGCAGGTGCGCCAGCACCTGATGCTGCAGGCCCAGCAGGCGCGCGACGAGCAGGCCGGCACGCTGCGCCGCTTCGGCGACGGCCTGCAGCAGCAGCTGGCGCAACTGTCCGAGGCCAACGAGCGGCGCCTGGCGGAGGTGCGTGCCACGCTGGAGCAGAAGCTGCAGGATATCGAGGCCAACAATGCCGCCAAGCTCGAGGAAATGCGCCGCACCGTCGACGAGAAGCTGCACGCCACGCTGGAGCAGCGGCTGGGCGAATCGTTCCGGCTGGTGTCGGACCGCCTCGAGCAGGTGCATCGCGGCCTGGGCGAAATGCAGGTGCTGGCGCAGGGCGTGGGCGACCTGAAGAAGGTGCTGACCAACGTGAAGTCGCGCGGCACCTGGGGCGAGGTGCAGCTGGAGATGCTGCTGGAGCAGATGCTGACGCCGGAGCAGTACGGCAAGAATGTCGAGACCGTGCGCAATTCGGGCGCGCGCGTGGAGTTTGCCATCCGCCTGCCCGGCAAGGCCGCGGGCGCGGACCCTGCGCCGGTATGGCTGCCGGTCGACGCCAAGTTTCCCAAGGAACAGTACGAGCGCCTGGTGGACGCGCAGGAACGCGGCGATCCCGATGGCGTGCTCGCGTTCGGCCGCGAACTGGAAATGGCACTGCGGCGCGAGGCCCAGACCATCGCCGAAAAATACCTGGCGCCGCCGCAGACTACGGACTTTGCCATCCTGTTCCTGCCGACCGAAGGGCTTTATGCCGAGGTGCTGCGCCGTCCCGGCCTGACCGACCAGCTGCAGCGCGACTATCGCGTGACCGTAGCCGGTCCCACCACGCTGACCGCGCTGCTGAACAGCCTGCAGATGGGGTTCCGCACGCTGGCGCTGGAAAAGCGCTCGAGCGAGGTGTGGGAAGTGCTCGGCGCGGTCAAGACCGAATTCGGCAAGTTCGGCGACGTGCTGGCCAAGACCCGGGATACCCTCGAGCGTGCCGCGCGCAATATCGAACAGGCGGAAGTGCGCACGCGGCAGATGGCGCGCAAGCTGCGCACGGTGGAAGCGCTGCCGGGCGAAGCCGCGCAGCAGCTGCTGGGACTCGGGCTCGAAACGCCGGCGGACGGCATGCCGGAAAGCCCTGAAAACGCGGAAAAGAGCCAGGCCTGA
- a CDS encoding 2-hydroxyacid dehydrogenase: protein MKPSVLVTRAIYPEVIAHLAQYFDVDDNQQDAVLDAAALKARLAGKAGVLANAADRIDAGVIAGLPALRAVCNMAVGYNNLDLPALTAAGIVATNTPDVLTETTADFGWALLMATARRVTEAEHYLRAGKWQRWSYDMLVGMDLHGSTLGILGMGRIGQALARRAGGFGMNVLYHNRSQLPAETERALNARYVSKEDLLRQSDHLLLVLPYGPQSHHAIGAAELALMKPTATLVNLARGGIVDDAALARALRDKRIFGAGLDVFEGEPSVHPDLLTVPNVVLTPHIASASEKTRRAMAMLAADNLIAALDQGPQAGHPPTVINPEVMAHRR from the coding sequence ATGAAGCCGTCCGTCCTGGTCACCCGCGCCATCTATCCCGAAGTCATCGCGCACCTGGCGCAGTATTTCGATGTCGACGACAACCAGCAGGACGCGGTGCTCGACGCCGCGGCGCTGAAGGCACGGCTGGCCGGCAAGGCCGGCGTGCTGGCCAACGCCGCCGACCGCATCGACGCCGGCGTCATTGCGGGGCTGCCGGCATTGCGCGCGGTGTGCAACATGGCGGTCGGCTACAACAACCTGGACCTGCCGGCGCTGACGGCCGCGGGCATCGTCGCCACCAATACGCCGGACGTGCTGACGGAGACCACCGCCGACTTCGGCTGGGCCCTGCTGATGGCGACCGCGCGCCGCGTCACAGAGGCCGAGCACTACCTGCGCGCCGGCAAGTGGCAGCGCTGGAGCTACGACATGCTGGTCGGCATGGACCTGCACGGCAGCACGCTGGGCATCCTCGGCATGGGCCGTATCGGCCAGGCGCTGGCGCGGCGTGCGGGCGGGTTTGGCATGAACGTGCTGTACCACAACCGCAGCCAGCTGCCGGCCGAAACCGAGCGCGCGCTCAACGCCCGCTATGTCAGCAAGGAAGACCTGCTGCGCCAGTCCGACCACCTGCTGCTGGTGCTGCCCTATGGCCCGCAAAGCCACCATGCCATCGGCGCCGCCGAACTGGCGCTGATGAAGCCCACCGCGACGCTGGTGAACCTGGCGCGCGGCGGCATCGTCGACGACGCCGCGCTGGCGCGGGCGCTGCGCGACAAGCGCATCTTCGGCGCCGGGCTGGATGTGTTCGAGGGCGAGCCTTCGGTCCATCCGGACCTGCTGACGGTGCCCAACGTCGTGCTGACGCCGCATATCGCCAGCGCGTCCGAGAAAACCCGCCGCGCCATGGCCATGCTCGCGGCCGACAACCTGATCGCGGCGCTCGACCAGGGCCCGCAGGCCGGCCATCCGCCCACCGTGATCAACCCTGAAGTGATGGCGCATCGCCGCTGA
- a CDS encoding Rne/Rng family ribonuclease codes for MKRMLFNATQQEELRVAIVDGQKLIDIDIETAGREQRKGNIYKGVITRIEPSLEACFVNYGEERHGFLPFKEVARAFFKEGIDVRNARIQDALHEGQELIVQVEKEERGNKGAALTTFISLAGRYLVLMPNNPRGGGVSRRIEGEDRQELRETMAQLTVPEGMSIIARTAGIGRSAEELQWDLNYLLQLWKAIDGAAGDNKAPLLIYLESSLVIRAIRDYFQPDIGEILIDTDEIYEQARAFMSVVMPDNMNRVKKYRDDVPLFSRFQIEHQIESAYSRMVMLPSGGAIVIDHTEALVSVDVNSARATKGADIEETALRTNLEAADEIARQLRLRDLGGLIVIDFIDMESGKAQKDVETRLKDALRHDRARVQMGKISRFGLMELSRQRLRPSLSEGSHITCPRCNGTGHIRDTESSALQVLRIIQEEAMKENTAAIHCQVPVEVAAFLLNEKRQEINLIELRFKVNVLLIPNKHLETPHYKLERLRHDDPRLEDSTASYKMAEAAAKELEADTSYSSRRKEEAKPRQEAAVKGITPEQPAPVSVPRPERAPRPEAAPVAPPVPATKPVEAGGFIAWLKGLFGARPATPPVVEPAKPAAAAETRSAEGRRERGPRGEGRGQRGERAERGERGERTERGERQGRGQRGERAERGERTERAERGDRQAGERGEQREGRGERPGRQPRQQGEGQATPAVARQAEAVPAERAQGERAEARQEGRRDRNQERRERQRERQRERSELREAEAGEAPQPEAIAAAQALGVLPQAVTEETQPRAELPEGAEAAAETAEGEERRRRNRRGRNRYRRERDESVQGASGEGEGEGAAAEGFAPASVEAGVTAEPAPQAAVAAPVAAEAVEAIRIAVPADVTPAPAAEAAPVAEPVAAPAAETVAPVAVAVTEAVAAEAIAEPAISAAVETAAPVVPAAAPAPAQAPVLAPQAEAAPAAEPAAPAPAAAAPAVLENLEPMLASAGLQWVHTDSDKLRSAQEAAARIVPAPRVPRERKPLPPLPQGPMILVETGSREVQMASQQ; via the coding sequence ATGAAACGCATGCTGTTCAACGCGACGCAACAGGAGGAATTGCGCGTCGCCATCGTCGACGGTCAGAAGCTGATCGACATCGACATCGAGACTGCCGGGCGCGAACAGCGCAAGGGCAACATCTACAAGGGTGTCATCACCCGTATCGAACCCTCGCTGGAAGCCTGCTTCGTCAACTACGGCGAAGAGCGCCACGGCTTCCTGCCGTTCAAGGAAGTCGCGCGCGCCTTCTTCAAGGAAGGCATCGACGTGCGCAACGCGCGCATCCAGGATGCCCTGCATGAAGGCCAGGAACTGATCGTCCAGGTCGAGAAGGAAGAGCGCGGCAACAAGGGCGCGGCCCTGACCACCTTCATCTCGCTGGCCGGCCGCTACCTGGTGCTGATGCCGAACAACCCGCGCGGCGGCGGCGTGTCGCGCCGCATCGAGGGCGAAGACCGCCAGGAACTGCGCGAGACCATGGCGCAGCTGACCGTGCCGGAAGGCATGAGCATCATCGCCCGGACCGCGGGCATCGGCCGCTCGGCCGAGGAACTGCAGTGGGACCTGAACTACCTGCTGCAACTGTGGAAGGCCATCGACGGCGCCGCCGGCGACAACAAGGCCCCGCTGCTGATCTACCTCGAATCCAGCCTGGTGATCCGCGCGATCCGCGACTACTTCCAGCCGGATATCGGCGAGATCCTGATCGACACCGACGAGATCTACGAACAGGCCCGCGCCTTCATGAGCGTGGTGATGCCCGACAACATGAACCGCGTGAAGAAGTACCGGGACGACGTGCCCCTCTTCTCGCGTTTCCAGATCGAGCACCAGATCGAATCCGCCTACTCGCGCATGGTCATGCTGCCGTCGGGCGGCGCCATCGTGATCGACCACACCGAGGCACTGGTCTCCGTGGACGTCAACTCGGCGCGCGCCACCAAGGGCGCCGACATCGAGGAAACCGCGCTGCGCACGAACCTCGAGGCCGCCGACGAGATCGCCCGCCAGCTGCGCCTGCGCGACCTGGGCGGCCTGATCGTGATCGACTTCATCGACATGGAGTCGGGCAAGGCCCAGAAGGACGTGGAAACGCGCCTGAAGGACGCGCTGCGCCACGACCGCGCGCGCGTACAGATGGGCAAGATCAGCCGCTTCGGCCTGATGGAGCTGTCGCGCCAGCGCCTGCGCCCGTCGCTGTCGGAGGGCTCGCACATCACTTGCCCGCGCTGCAATGGCACCGGCCATATCCGCGATACCGAATCGTCCGCCCTGCAGGTGCTGCGCATCATCCAGGAAGAGGCGATGAAGGAAAACACCGCCGCCATCCACTGCCAGGTGCCGGTGGAGGTCGCTGCCTTCCTGCTGAACGAGAAGCGCCAGGAAATCAACCTGATCGAGCTGCGCTTCAAGGTCAACGTGCTGCTGATTCCCAACAAGCACCTGGAAACGCCGCACTACAAGCTGGAGCGCCTGCGCCACGACGACCCGCGCCTGGAAGACAGCACCGCCAGCTACAAGATGGCCGAGGCTGCCGCCAAGGAACTGGAAGCCGACACCAGCTACAGCAGCCGCCGCAAGGAAGAAGCCAAGCCGCGCCAGGAAGCCGCGGTCAAGGGCATCACGCCGGAACAGCCTGCCCCGGTCTCGGTGCCGCGCCCCGAGCGCGCCCCGCGTCCGGAAGCCGCGCCCGTGGCCCCGCCCGTGCCGGCCACCAAGCCCGTGGAAGCCGGTGGCTTTATCGCCTGGCTGAAGGGCCTGTTCGGTGCCCGCCCGGCCACCCCGCCGGTGGTGGAGCCGGCCAAGCCCGCCGCCGCCGCGGAAACCCGCAGCGCCGAGGGCCGCCGTGAGCGCGGTCCGCGTGGCGAAGGGCGCGGCCAGCGTGGCGAGCGCGCCGAACGCGGCGAGCGTGGCGAGCGCACCGAACGTGGCGAGCGCCAGGGCCGTGGCCAGCGCGGTGAACGTGCCGAGCGCGGCGAACGCACCGAACGCGCCGAGCGTGGCGACCGCCAGGCCGGTGAGCGTGGCGAGCAGCGCGAAGGCCGTGGCGAACGCCCGGGCCGCCAGCCGCGCCAGCAAGGTGAAGGCCAGGCCACGCCGGCGGTAGCCCGCCAGGCCGAGGCCGTGCCAGCCGAGCGCGCCCAGGGTGAACGCGCCGAAGCACGCCAGGAAGGCCGCCGCGACCGCAACCAGGAACGCCGCGAGCGCCAGCGCGAACGCCAGCGCGAGCGCAGCGAACTGCGCGAAGCCGAAGCCGGTGAAGCGCCGCAGCCGGAAGCCATCGCTGCCGCCCAGGCCCTGGGCGTGCTGCCCCAGGCCGTGACCGAAGAGACCCAGCCGCGTGCCGAGCTGCCGGAAGGTGCCGAAGCCGCTGCCGAGACTGCCGAAGGCGAGGAACGCCGCCGCCGCAACCGCCGTGGCCGCAACCGCTATCGCCGCGAACGCGACGAGTCGGTGCAGGGCGCATCGGGTGAAGGTGAAGGTGAAGGCGCCGCGGCCGAAGGCTTCGCCCCGGCCAGCGTCGAAGCCGGCGTGACCGCCGAGCCCGCGCCGCAAGCGGCCGTGGCCGCGCCGGTCGCGGCGGAAGCCGTCGAAGCCATCCGCATCGCCGTGCCGGCAGACGTGACGCCGGCTCCGGCGGCCGAAGCCGCTCCGGTGGCCGAGCCGGTGGCCGCGCCAGCCGCCGAGACTGTCGCTCCGGTGGCCGTGGCGGTGACCGAAGCCGTTGCCGCCGAAGCCATCGCCGAGCCGGCCATCAGCGCGGCGGTCGAGACCGCCGCGCCGGTCGTGCCGGCCGCAGCCCCGGCACCGGCACAGGCGCCCGTGCTGGCGCCGCAGGCGGAAGCCGCTCCGGCGGCCGAGCCCGCGGCACCGGCACCGGCCGCCGCCGCGCCGGCGGTGCTGGAAAACCTGGAGCCGATGCTGGCCAGCGCCGGCCTGCAATGGGTCCATACCGACAGCGACAAGCTGCGCTCGGCGCAGGAAGCCGCCGCCCGCATCGTGCCCGCCCCGCGCGTGCCGCGCGAGCGCAAGCCGCTGCCCCCGCTGCCCCAGGGTCCGATGATCCTGGTGGAGACCGGCAGCCGCGAAGTGCAGATGGCATCGCAGCAGTAA
- the mobA gene encoding molybdenum cofactor guanylyltransferase MobA, which produces MIARDDVTGLILAGGRGSRMGGTDKGLQPLHGTPMAMHTMMRLTPQVGGLMINANRNLAAYESFGVPVYTDSVPDFAGPLAGMLAGLEQCATPWMVTAPCDSPFLPTDLVARLAQAIEAEGAELAIPVTLDPDGRRQTQPVFCLMPVSALDSLVAYLSGGGRKIETWAASHRLAEVLFDDAAAFANINTLDELRAHEAR; this is translated from the coding sequence ATGATTGCACGCGACGACGTCACCGGCCTGATCCTCGCAGGCGGCAGGGGCAGCCGCATGGGCGGCACCGACAAAGGCCTGCAGCCGCTGCATGGCACGCCGATGGCCATGCACACGATGATGCGGCTGACGCCGCAGGTGGGCGGACTGATGATCAACGCCAACCGCAACCTGGCCGCCTATGAGTCCTTCGGCGTGCCGGTCTACACCGACAGCGTGCCCGACTTCGCCGGCCCGCTGGCCGGGATGCTCGCCGGCCTGGAACAATGCGCGACCCCCTGGATGGTGACGGCGCCGTGCGATTCGCCGTTCCTGCCGACCGACCTGGTGGCGCGCCTCGCGCAGGCGATCGAGGCCGAAGGCGCCGAGCTGGCGATTCCGGTCACGCTGGACCCGGATGGCCGGCGCCAGACCCAGCCGGTGTTCTGCCTGATGCCGGTCAGTGCGCTCGACAGCCTGGTGGCTTATCTTTCCGGGGGCGGCCGCAAGATCGAGACCTGGGCCGCCTCGCACCGGCTGGCCGAGGTACTGTTCGACGACGCCGCGGCCTTTGCCAATATCAACACCCTGGACGAACTGCGCGCGCACGAAGCGCGCTGA
- the moeA gene encoding molybdopterin molybdotransferase MoeA, with protein MPSLQSVISCLSDYDPTALPVEHANRIIGEVVEPVRGIEQLPIRSALDRVLAEDIVSTIDVPAHDNSAMDGYAFQGAALAAAQTPTVELEVIGSALAGGTGALAPSAVQAVRIMTGAVMPAGCDTVVPQEFVETVAGGARIRFAADCVRIGDNRRLRGEDLARGQAALQAGRILQPADLGLLASLGVAEVRVRRRLRVAFFSTGDELRSIGEPLDPGCVYDSNRYTLHGMLRRMNVDLLDMGVVRDNPEALEAAFRTACESADAVITSGGVSVGEADYTKQIMARLGDVTFWKIAMRPGRPMAFGRIQADGAGAHSALLFGLPGNPVAVMVTFYHFVRAALHRLMGATVPPLPLLRVRSAQAIRKKPGRTEYQRGILARAGDGEWEVRITGQQGSGVLRSMSEANCFIVLGHEQDSVKAGDAVEVMLFDGLV; from the coding sequence ATGCCCTCCTTGCAATCCGTCATTTCCTGCCTGTCCGACTACGATCCCACGGCGCTGCCGGTGGAGCATGCCAACCGCATCATCGGCGAGGTGGTCGAGCCGGTGCGGGGCATCGAGCAGTTGCCGATCCGCAGTGCGCTGGACCGCGTGCTGGCCGAGGACATTGTCTCGACCATCGACGTGCCGGCCCATGACAACTCGGCGATGGACGGTTATGCCTTCCAGGGCGCGGCACTGGCGGCGGCGCAGACTCCCACGGTAGAACTCGAGGTCATCGGCAGCGCCCTGGCCGGCGGCACCGGTGCGCTGGCTCCCAGCGCCGTGCAGGCCGTGCGCATCATGACCGGCGCCGTCATGCCGGCCGGCTGCGATACCGTGGTGCCGCAGGAGTTTGTGGAAACCGTGGCCGGCGGCGCGCGCATCCGCTTTGCCGCCGACTGCGTCCGCATTGGCGACAACCGGCGCCTGCGCGGCGAGGACCTGGCCCGCGGCCAGGCCGCGCTGCAGGCCGGGCGCATCCTGCAGCCGGCCGACCTTGGCCTGCTGGCGTCACTGGGCGTGGCCGAGGTACGGGTGCGCAGGCGCCTGCGCGTGGCGTTCTTCTCCACCGGCGACGAACTGCGCTCGATCGGCGAGCCGCTCGACCCCGGCTGCGTCTACGACTCCAACCGCTACACGCTGCACGGGATGCTGCGGCGGATGAACGTTGACCTGCTCGACATGGGCGTGGTGCGCGACAACCCCGAAGCGCTCGAAGCCGCTTTCCGCACCGCGTGCGAAAGCGCTGATGCGGTCATCACCTCGGGCGGCGTCTCGGTCGGCGAGGCCGACTACACCAAGCAGATCATGGCGCGGCTGGGCGATGTCACGTTCTGGAAAATCGCCATGCGTCCGGGCCGGCCGATGGCCTTCGGCCGCATCCAGGCCGACGGCGCGGGCGCGCACTCGGCCCTGCTGTTCGGCCTGCCGGGCAACCCGGTGGCGGTGATGGTCACCTTCTACCATTTCGTGCGCGCCGCGCTGCACCGGCTGATGGGCGCGACCGTACCGCCGCTGCCGCTGCTGCGCGTGCGCAGCGCGCAGGCGATCCGCAAGAAGCCCGGGCGCACCGAGTACCAGCGCGGCATCCTGGCGCGCGCCGGCGACGGCGAGTGGGAGGTGCGCATCACCGGCCAGCAGGGCTCCGGCGTGCTGCGCTCGATGAGCGAGGCCAACTGCTTTATCGTGCTTGGCCATGAACAGGACTCGGTCAAGGCCGGCGACGCGGTCGAGGTGATGCTGTTCGACGGGCTGGTTTGA
- the moaA gene encoding GTP 3',8-cyclase MoaA, whose protein sequence is MTESVIPIFDLRDHRYRSMTPSIPGNLVAPTGLVADRRGRPLHDLRISVTDRCNFRCVYCMPKEVFDKDYTFLPHSELLSFEEIERTARLFVAHGVEKIRLTGGEPLLRKNIEHLVEMLAKIETVSGKPLDLTLTTNASLLARKARALRDAGLTRVSVSLDAIDDATFRRMNDVDFAVADVLHGIETAQAVGLAPIKVNMVVKRGTNDQEIVPMARHFRHSGIILRFIEFMDVGASNHWQMDEVLPSAEVVKRIDAEFPLEPVQANYSGETAERWRYRDGAGEIGVISSVTHAFCGDCSRIRLSTEGRLYLCLFATEGFDLRALLRGGYSDLEISNAIAQVWQGRTDNYSEQRSDPAVRAKRAERKIEMSYIGG, encoded by the coding sequence ATGACCGAATCCGTCATCCCGATTTTCGACCTGCGCGACCATCGCTACCGCTCGATGACGCCCAGCATTCCCGGCAACCTGGTTGCGCCGACCGGCCTGGTGGCCGACCGCCGCGGCCGGCCGCTGCATGACCTGCGCATCTCGGTGACCGACCGCTGCAACTTCCGCTGCGTCTACTGCATGCCCAAGGAAGTGTTCGACAAGGACTACACCTTCCTGCCGCATTCCGAACTGCTCAGCTTCGAGGAGATCGAGCGCACCGCGCGCCTGTTCGTGGCCCACGGCGTCGAGAAGATCCGCCTGACCGGCGGCGAGCCGCTGCTGCGCAAGAACATCGAGCACCTGGTCGAGATGCTGGCGAAGATCGAGACCGTGTCGGGCAAGCCACTGGACCTGACGCTCACCACCAACGCCTCGCTGCTGGCGCGCAAGGCGCGCGCGCTGCGCGACGCGGGCCTGACGCGGGTCAGCGTCAGCCTGGACGCGATCGACGACGCCACCTTCCGCCGCATGAACGACGTGGACTTCGCGGTGGCCGACGTGCTGCATGGCATCGAGACCGCGCAGGCCGTGGGACTGGCGCCGATCAAGGTCAACATGGTGGTCAAGCGCGGCACCAACGACCAGGAAATCGTGCCGATGGCGCGCCACTTCCGCCACAGCGGCATCATCCTGCGCTTCATCGAGTTCATGGACGTAGGCGCCAGCAACCACTGGCAGATGGACGAGGTGCTGCCGTCTGCCGAAGTGGTGAAACGCATCGATGCCGAATTCCCGCTCGAACCGGTGCAGGCCAACTATTCCGGCGAAACCGCCGAACGCTGGCGCTACCGCGACGGCGCCGGCGAGATCGGCGTCATCTCCAGCGTCACCCATGCCTTCTGCGGCGACTGCAGCCGCATCCGGCTGTCCACCGAAGGCCGGCTCTACCTGTGCCTGTTCGCCACCGAGGGCTTCGACCTGCGCGCGCTGCTGCGCGGCGGCTACAGCGACCTGGAAATCTCCAACGCGATCGCGCAGGTATGGCAGGGCCGCACCGACAACTATTCCGAGCAGCGCAGCGACCCGGCCGTGCGTGCCAAACGCGCCGAGCGCAAGATCGAGATGTCCTATATCGGCGGCTGA